The sequence GGGTCACAAGCGGATCATCGATTTCGTTGAAGATTCCTGCAGGACCTGGGCGAACATCGTGGACAATTTCATTCCCGGAGAAGTCTACAACGTCGGCGGCCGCCCCGAGTGGGAGCGGGAGATCAAGGATTATTCCGACCTTATTCTCAAGGCCGTCGGCAGGGATGACTTGCTCGTCACCTACGAGGAGGCTGAGCCATTTACGACGAAAGTGAAGACCATGGACTTCACGAAGGCTGTTCGCGACCTCAGGCACGCCCCCAAAGTCTCGCCTGACGAGGGCATCAAGCGGACAGTCGAGTGGATGAGGGCATACTATCACCAATCATAATGAGGAGATAATATGCGTGTAAAAAATAAACGGATCTATGAAAGTTTTTTAGAGGTTTCGTCGGCTTTCCCCTTTAAAGACTACATGGAGAACAATTACTCCAAGTACGAAACAATTATCTCAAAAATTATTACAAATTATCCCACAGAATCAAAGATTCTTTCCATTGGTTCAGGCCCATGTGATTTGGAAGCGATTATCTCAAGGTTAAACTATGATGTTACTGCAGTTGACGATCTATCAGATCAATGGCATTTAATTGGGAAAAACCAATCGAGAATTCAAAAGTTCGCTAGAGAGATGGATATCAATTTCAAAATGCAATCTCTTGAAGATGCGCAATTGAATAATAATTACTATGACGTGGTTTTATTAATTGATATCATAGAACATTTGCACGGAAGCCCAAGAGATCTTATTAATAGTGCAGTCTCAGCTTTAAAGCAAGGCGGTCTACTGATAATAGAAACCCCAAACTCTCTAAACCTCAAAAATCGAATTAACGTCCTTCTTGGGAAAAGTAATCAAGTGGATGCAAATTTTATTTTTTGGAATGTCGGGGACTATCGTTCACACTTTAGAGAATACACAAAT is a genomic window of Methanoculleus bourgensis MS2 containing:
- a CDS encoding class I SAM-dependent methyltransferase, translated to MRVKNKRIYESFLEVSSAFPFKDYMENNYSKYETIISKIITNYPTESKILSIGSGPCDLEAIISRLNYDVTAVDDLSDQWHLIGKNQSRIQKFAREMDINFKMQSLEDAQLNNNYYDVVLLIDIIEHLHGSPRDLINSAVSALKQGGLLIIETPNSLNLKNRINVLLGKSNQVDANFIFWNVGDYRSHFREYTNSELFNILNNYKLVDLNIETVNMQTEIAYLSIDKMMDKIVILLYMTLSGIYPSFKDTLIASGKKPKDWKPVITSVKKFQNYYRLVKLYDLDKIPEDNLNLPSITSKELSSDERVYGRI